The Vespula vulgaris chromosome 12, iyVesVulg1.1, whole genome shotgun sequence genome window below encodes:
- the LOC127068246 gene encoding solute carrier family 22 member 5-like isoform X4 has product MYAILSIPLLFSAGFALLYVFTAGEVKYRCLVPECENSSNTVFNPPWILDSAPKVDGTLATCTRYVINENSGTCSSVSFKNITRNCDAWFYDPNERTILNEWNFTCDNNRWKLTLVGTINNVGQLVGLTFAGYISDKYGRRTILTGATFISGISGLIHSFSVNYWMFVAFEFMDAVAGAGIYSAGFILGMELTGAKNRVLGNTITNCMFAFGEIILGLIAMWLRSWRTLLRVIYGPALLAIFLPYTIPESVRWLMANGKSEEVERVYRKMAEMNGLEISDETIRIFKELNVIEPANKESLDQKTNEKRPIEQVLHSSIIMIRLLICSFCWLTNTFIYYGLSLNSVAFAGDKYVNFILVAVVEIPAHFLTWLLTDYIGRKATLSGSFIFSGLFCLAIQFIPSEGWLYAPLILYMGGKWCITMSFSTIYLYTAEMFPTNLRHSLLGICSMTGRIGSILAPQTPLLMQILPELPLVIFGCMAILAGIFSLIFPETLGTKLPDTVWEAENIGKMKLHTRSQELPS; this is encoded by the exons ATGTATGCAATACTCAGCATACCATTATTATTCTCAGCTGGTTTTGCGTTATTATATGTTTTCACTGCAGGCGAAGTTAAATACAG ATGTCTCGTTCCGGAATGTGAAAATTCTTCGAACACTGTATTCAATCCACCATGGATTTTAGACTCTGCTCCGAAGGTAGATGGAACATTGGCGACATGTACACGTTATGTTATAAATGAAAACTCTGGAACGTGTTCGTCTGTttcctttaaaaatatcaCTCGAAATTGTGATGCATGGTTCTATGATCCCAACGAACGTACCATACTTAACGAG tggAACTTTACTTGTGATAATAATCGATGGAAGCTGACTTTGGTCGGTACGATTAACAACGTCGGACAATTAGTTGGCCTGACCTTTGCTGGATATATTTCTGATAA atACGGAAGACGAACGATATTAACCGGCGCAACTTTTATCAGTGGAATTAGCGGTttgattcattcattttctgtTAATTATTGGATGTTCGTTGCATTCGAATTTATGGATGCTGTTGCAGGAGCTGGAATTTATAGCGCTGGTTTTATCTTAG GAATGGAGTTAACTGGAGCTAAAAATAGAGTCTTAGGGAACACTATAACAAATTGCATGTTTGCTTTCGGTGAAATCATTTTAGGTTTAATTGCTATGTGGTTAAGATCTTGGCGAACGCTTTTACGTGTCATTTATGGTCCAGCTTTGTTAGCTATATTCCTTCCTTATACTATACCAGAATCTGTCAG ATGGTTAATGGCGAATGGTAAAAGTGAAGAAGTTGAACGAGTATATCGTAAAATGGCAGAAATGAATGGCTTAGAGATTTCAGATGAAACTATTCGAATATTCAAAGAATTAAATGTCATCGAACCCGCGAAT AAAGAATCATTAGATCAGAAGACAAACGAAAAGAGACCAATCGAACAAGTTCTTCACAGTTCCATCATCATGATTCGTTTACTCATTTGCTCCTTTTGTTGGTTaacaaatacttttatttattacggcCTATCTTTAAATTCGGTAGCATTTGCAGGTGATAAATACGTGAATTTTATACTAGTTGCCGTTGTTGAAATACCAGCACATTTTCTTACCTGGCTGTTAACCGATTATATTGGTCGTAAAGCGACGCTTTCcggatcatttattttcagtGGACTTTTTTGTCTTGCTATTCAGTTCATACCATCag AAGGCTGGTTATATGCtcctttaattttatacatggGTGGAAAATGGTGCATCACTATGTCTTTTTCAACGATCTATCTGTACACAGCAGAAATGTTTCCAACAAATTTGCGACATTCATTGCTTGGGATTTGCAGTATGACAGGTCGGATAGGTTCCATATTAGCACCTCAAACTCCACTCTTG aTGCAAATTTTACCTGAATTACCATTGGTTATCTTTGGATGCATGGCTATTTTGGCAggcattttctctcttattttccctGAAACTTTGGGAACAAAACTTCCAGATACCGTATGGGAAGCAGAAAATATTGGTAAAATGAAACTTCATACTCGTTCGCAGGAACTACCatcctaa
- the LOC127068246 gene encoding solute carrier family 22 member 5-like isoform X1 has translation MIFVHRASATKLNSMSEMSVQGFYTSKPDSLSIMKKDIFEGKIENPRTQDLDRFGFYQVTMYAILSIPLLFSAGFALLYVFTAGEVKYRCLVPECENSSNTVFNPPWILDSAPKVDGTLATCTRYVINENSGTCSSVSFKNITRNCDAWFYDPNERTILNEWNFTCDNNRWKLTLVGTINNVGQLVGLTFAGYISDKYGRRTILTGATFISGISGLIHSFSVNYWMFVAFEFMDAVAGAGIYSAGFILGMELTGAKNRVLGNTITNCMFAFGEIILGLIAMWLRSWRTLLRVIYGPALLAIFLPYTIPESVRWLMANGKSEEVERVYRKMAEMNGLEISDETIRIFKELNVIEPANKESLDQKTNEKRPIEQVLHSSIIMIRLLICSFCWLTNTFIYYGLSLNSVAFAGDKYVNFILVAVVEIPAHFLTWLLTDYIGRKATLSGSFIFSGLFCLAIQFIPSEGWLYAPLILYMGGKWCITMSFSTIYLYTAEMFPTNLRHSLLGICSMTGRIGSILAPQTPLLMQILPELPLVIFGCMAILAGIFSLIFPETLGTKLPDTVWEAENIGKMKLHTRSQELPS, from the exons ATGATCTTCGTGCATCGTGCAAGTGCAACGAA ATTGAATTCGATGAGCGAAATGAGCGTTCAAGGGTTCTACACGAGCAAGCCTGATTCATTATCGATTATGAAAAAGGATATTTTCGAAG gaaagatagaaaatccAAGGACTCAAGATCTGGATCGTTTTGGATTTTATCAAGTGACGATGTATGCAATACTCAGCATACCATTATTATTCTCAGCTGGTTTTGCGTTATTATATGTTTTCACTGCAGGCGAAGTTAAATACAG ATGTCTCGTTCCGGAATGTGAAAATTCTTCGAACACTGTATTCAATCCACCATGGATTTTAGACTCTGCTCCGAAGGTAGATGGAACATTGGCGACATGTACACGTTATGTTATAAATGAAAACTCTGGAACGTGTTCGTCTGTttcctttaaaaatatcaCTCGAAATTGTGATGCATGGTTCTATGATCCCAACGAACGTACCATACTTAACGAG tggAACTTTACTTGTGATAATAATCGATGGAAGCTGACTTTGGTCGGTACGATTAACAACGTCGGACAATTAGTTGGCCTGACCTTTGCTGGATATATTTCTGATAA atACGGAAGACGAACGATATTAACCGGCGCAACTTTTATCAGTGGAATTAGCGGTttgattcattcattttctgtTAATTATTGGATGTTCGTTGCATTCGAATTTATGGATGCTGTTGCAGGAGCTGGAATTTATAGCGCTGGTTTTATCTTAG GAATGGAGTTAACTGGAGCTAAAAATAGAGTCTTAGGGAACACTATAACAAATTGCATGTTTGCTTTCGGTGAAATCATTTTAGGTTTAATTGCTATGTGGTTAAGATCTTGGCGAACGCTTTTACGTGTCATTTATGGTCCAGCTTTGTTAGCTATATTCCTTCCTTATACTATACCAGAATCTGTCAG ATGGTTAATGGCGAATGGTAAAAGTGAAGAAGTTGAACGAGTATATCGTAAAATGGCAGAAATGAATGGCTTAGAGATTTCAGATGAAACTATTCGAATATTCAAAGAATTAAATGTCATCGAACCCGCGAAT AAAGAATCATTAGATCAGAAGACAAACGAAAAGAGACCAATCGAACAAGTTCTTCACAGTTCCATCATCATGATTCGTTTACTCATTTGCTCCTTTTGTTGGTTaacaaatacttttatttattacggcCTATCTTTAAATTCGGTAGCATTTGCAGGTGATAAATACGTGAATTTTATACTAGTTGCCGTTGTTGAAATACCAGCACATTTTCTTACCTGGCTGTTAACCGATTATATTGGTCGTAAAGCGACGCTTTCcggatcatttattttcagtGGACTTTTTTGTCTTGCTATTCAGTTCATACCATCag AAGGCTGGTTATATGCtcctttaattttatacatggGTGGAAAATGGTGCATCACTATGTCTTTTTCAACGATCTATCTGTACACAGCAGAAATGTTTCCAACAAATTTGCGACATTCATTGCTTGGGATTTGCAGTATGACAGGTCGGATAGGTTCCATATTAGCACCTCAAACTCCACTCTTG aTGCAAATTTTACCTGAATTACCATTGGTTATCTTTGGATGCATGGCTATTTTGGCAggcattttctctcttattttccctGAAACTTTGGGAACAAAACTTCCAGATACCGTATGGGAAGCAGAAAATATTGGTAAAATGAAACTTCATACTCGTTCGCAGGAACTACCatcctaa
- the LOC127068246 gene encoding solute carrier family 22 member 5-like isoform X2 has protein sequence MESERLNSMSEMSVQGFYTSKPDSLSIMKKDIFEGKIENPRTQDLDRFGFYQVTMYAILSIPLLFSAGFALLYVFTAGEVKYRCLVPECENSSNTVFNPPWILDSAPKVDGTLATCTRYVINENSGTCSSVSFKNITRNCDAWFYDPNERTILNEWNFTCDNNRWKLTLVGTINNVGQLVGLTFAGYISDKYGRRTILTGATFISGISGLIHSFSVNYWMFVAFEFMDAVAGAGIYSAGFILGMELTGAKNRVLGNTITNCMFAFGEIILGLIAMWLRSWRTLLRVIYGPALLAIFLPYTIPESVRWLMANGKSEEVERVYRKMAEMNGLEISDETIRIFKELNVIEPANKESLDQKTNEKRPIEQVLHSSIIMIRLLICSFCWLTNTFIYYGLSLNSVAFAGDKYVNFILVAVVEIPAHFLTWLLTDYIGRKATLSGSFIFSGLFCLAIQFIPSEGWLYAPLILYMGGKWCITMSFSTIYLYTAEMFPTNLRHSLLGICSMTGRIGSILAPQTPLLMQILPELPLVIFGCMAILAGIFSLIFPETLGTKLPDTVWEAENIGKMKLHTRSQELPS, from the exons ATGGAAAGTGAAAG ATTGAATTCGATGAGCGAAATGAGCGTTCAAGGGTTCTACACGAGCAAGCCTGATTCATTATCGATTATGAAAAAGGATATTTTCGAAG gaaagatagaaaatccAAGGACTCAAGATCTGGATCGTTTTGGATTTTATCAAGTGACGATGTATGCAATACTCAGCATACCATTATTATTCTCAGCTGGTTTTGCGTTATTATATGTTTTCACTGCAGGCGAAGTTAAATACAG ATGTCTCGTTCCGGAATGTGAAAATTCTTCGAACACTGTATTCAATCCACCATGGATTTTAGACTCTGCTCCGAAGGTAGATGGAACATTGGCGACATGTACACGTTATGTTATAAATGAAAACTCTGGAACGTGTTCGTCTGTttcctttaaaaatatcaCTCGAAATTGTGATGCATGGTTCTATGATCCCAACGAACGTACCATACTTAACGAG tggAACTTTACTTGTGATAATAATCGATGGAAGCTGACTTTGGTCGGTACGATTAACAACGTCGGACAATTAGTTGGCCTGACCTTTGCTGGATATATTTCTGATAA atACGGAAGACGAACGATATTAACCGGCGCAACTTTTATCAGTGGAATTAGCGGTttgattcattcattttctgtTAATTATTGGATGTTCGTTGCATTCGAATTTATGGATGCTGTTGCAGGAGCTGGAATTTATAGCGCTGGTTTTATCTTAG GAATGGAGTTAACTGGAGCTAAAAATAGAGTCTTAGGGAACACTATAACAAATTGCATGTTTGCTTTCGGTGAAATCATTTTAGGTTTAATTGCTATGTGGTTAAGATCTTGGCGAACGCTTTTACGTGTCATTTATGGTCCAGCTTTGTTAGCTATATTCCTTCCTTATACTATACCAGAATCTGTCAG ATGGTTAATGGCGAATGGTAAAAGTGAAGAAGTTGAACGAGTATATCGTAAAATGGCAGAAATGAATGGCTTAGAGATTTCAGATGAAACTATTCGAATATTCAAAGAATTAAATGTCATCGAACCCGCGAAT AAAGAATCATTAGATCAGAAGACAAACGAAAAGAGACCAATCGAACAAGTTCTTCACAGTTCCATCATCATGATTCGTTTACTCATTTGCTCCTTTTGTTGGTTaacaaatacttttatttattacggcCTATCTTTAAATTCGGTAGCATTTGCAGGTGATAAATACGTGAATTTTATACTAGTTGCCGTTGTTGAAATACCAGCACATTTTCTTACCTGGCTGTTAACCGATTATATTGGTCGTAAAGCGACGCTTTCcggatcatttattttcagtGGACTTTTTTGTCTTGCTATTCAGTTCATACCATCag AAGGCTGGTTATATGCtcctttaattttatacatggGTGGAAAATGGTGCATCACTATGTCTTTTTCAACGATCTATCTGTACACAGCAGAAATGTTTCCAACAAATTTGCGACATTCATTGCTTGGGATTTGCAGTATGACAGGTCGGATAGGTTCCATATTAGCACCTCAAACTCCACTCTTG aTGCAAATTTTACCTGAATTACCATTGGTTATCTTTGGATGCATGGCTATTTTGGCAggcattttctctcttattttccctGAAACTTTGGGAACAAAACTTCCAGATACCGTATGGGAAGCAGAAAATATTGGTAAAATGAAACTTCATACTCGTTCGCAGGAACTACCatcctaa
- the LOC127068246 gene encoding solute carrier family 22 member 5-like isoform X3, which translates to MESESCSLGKIENPRTQDLDRFGFYQVTMYAILSIPLLFSAGFALLYVFTAGEVKYRCLVPECENSSNTVFNPPWILDSAPKVDGTLATCTRYVINENSGTCSSVSFKNITRNCDAWFYDPNERTILNEWNFTCDNNRWKLTLVGTINNVGQLVGLTFAGYISDKYGRRTILTGATFISGISGLIHSFSVNYWMFVAFEFMDAVAGAGIYSAGFILGMELTGAKNRVLGNTITNCMFAFGEIILGLIAMWLRSWRTLLRVIYGPALLAIFLPYTIPESVRWLMANGKSEEVERVYRKMAEMNGLEISDETIRIFKELNVIEPANKESLDQKTNEKRPIEQVLHSSIIMIRLLICSFCWLTNTFIYYGLSLNSVAFAGDKYVNFILVAVVEIPAHFLTWLLTDYIGRKATLSGSFIFSGLFCLAIQFIPSEGWLYAPLILYMGGKWCITMSFSTIYLYTAEMFPTNLRHSLLGICSMTGRIGSILAPQTPLLMQILPELPLVIFGCMAILAGIFSLIFPETLGTKLPDTVWEAENIGKMKLHTRSQELPS; encoded by the exons ATGGAAAGTGAAAG TTGTTCTttaggaaagatagaaaatccAAGGACTCAAGATCTGGATCGTTTTGGATTTTATCAAGTGACGATGTATGCAATACTCAGCATACCATTATTATTCTCAGCTGGTTTTGCGTTATTATATGTTTTCACTGCAGGCGAAGTTAAATACAG ATGTCTCGTTCCGGAATGTGAAAATTCTTCGAACACTGTATTCAATCCACCATGGATTTTAGACTCTGCTCCGAAGGTAGATGGAACATTGGCGACATGTACACGTTATGTTATAAATGAAAACTCTGGAACGTGTTCGTCTGTttcctttaaaaatatcaCTCGAAATTGTGATGCATGGTTCTATGATCCCAACGAACGTACCATACTTAACGAG tggAACTTTACTTGTGATAATAATCGATGGAAGCTGACTTTGGTCGGTACGATTAACAACGTCGGACAATTAGTTGGCCTGACCTTTGCTGGATATATTTCTGATAA atACGGAAGACGAACGATATTAACCGGCGCAACTTTTATCAGTGGAATTAGCGGTttgattcattcattttctgtTAATTATTGGATGTTCGTTGCATTCGAATTTATGGATGCTGTTGCAGGAGCTGGAATTTATAGCGCTGGTTTTATCTTAG GAATGGAGTTAACTGGAGCTAAAAATAGAGTCTTAGGGAACACTATAACAAATTGCATGTTTGCTTTCGGTGAAATCATTTTAGGTTTAATTGCTATGTGGTTAAGATCTTGGCGAACGCTTTTACGTGTCATTTATGGTCCAGCTTTGTTAGCTATATTCCTTCCTTATACTATACCAGAATCTGTCAG ATGGTTAATGGCGAATGGTAAAAGTGAAGAAGTTGAACGAGTATATCGTAAAATGGCAGAAATGAATGGCTTAGAGATTTCAGATGAAACTATTCGAATATTCAAAGAATTAAATGTCATCGAACCCGCGAAT AAAGAATCATTAGATCAGAAGACAAACGAAAAGAGACCAATCGAACAAGTTCTTCACAGTTCCATCATCATGATTCGTTTACTCATTTGCTCCTTTTGTTGGTTaacaaatacttttatttattacggcCTATCTTTAAATTCGGTAGCATTTGCAGGTGATAAATACGTGAATTTTATACTAGTTGCCGTTGTTGAAATACCAGCACATTTTCTTACCTGGCTGTTAACCGATTATATTGGTCGTAAAGCGACGCTTTCcggatcatttattttcagtGGACTTTTTTGTCTTGCTATTCAGTTCATACCATCag AAGGCTGGTTATATGCtcctttaattttatacatggGTGGAAAATGGTGCATCACTATGTCTTTTTCAACGATCTATCTGTACACAGCAGAAATGTTTCCAACAAATTTGCGACATTCATTGCTTGGGATTTGCAGTATGACAGGTCGGATAGGTTCCATATTAGCACCTCAAACTCCACTCTTG aTGCAAATTTTACCTGAATTACCATTGGTTATCTTTGGATGCATGGCTATTTTGGCAggcattttctctcttattttccctGAAACTTTGGGAACAAAACTTCCAGATACCGTATGGGAAGCAGAAAATATTGGTAAAATGAAACTTCATACTCGTTCGCAGGAACTACCatcctaa